One Synechococcus sp. PROS-9-1 DNA window includes the following coding sequences:
- a CDS encoding LptF/LptG family permease, with protein sequence MINDLWIEAQCQLRRLVHRIPLIDRWLLGELIGPLLFALTAFTVVSLSVGVMFDLVRKIVESNLPWTIAIQVLLLKLPSFLVISFPMATLMASLLAYSRLSANSELTALRSVGVTARRMVAPAIALALLMTSLSFLFNDVIVPRTNRSAEFTLQRALGKAIAAEKGDNIVYSRFGRVSRPDGRSRKGLTQLFYAREFNEGTMIGVTVLDFSRFGFTQMLVADKANWNESQAKWEFNDGKILTLTPSGSTTSADFDRYLYPLSPSPLRIAKLPKDANNMTVSEAIEAEQLLSDAGDRKEARRLRVRIQEKFTVPMACLVFGLIGSSLGAKPNSRTSRSQGFGISVVLIFAYYVLSFSFSSLGVKGTLAPLLAAWGPVLISLAGGGVLLRQASR encoded by the coding sequence GTGATCAATGATCTTTGGATTGAAGCTCAATGTCAGCTTCGTAGGCTTGTTCATCGAATTCCATTAATTGATCGTTGGCTTCTTGGTGAACTGATCGGCCCATTGTTGTTTGCCCTTACAGCATTCACTGTGGTGTCCCTATCGGTAGGGGTGATGTTTGATCTGGTTCGCAAGATTGTTGAATCGAATCTTCCTTGGACGATCGCCATTCAAGTGCTGTTGTTGAAGTTGCCAAGCTTTTTGGTGATTTCTTTCCCAATGGCCACTTTGATGGCATCTCTGCTTGCCTATAGCCGTCTTTCTGCCAATAGTGAACTGACTGCGCTACGAAGCGTTGGCGTGACCGCGAGACGGATGGTTGCACCCGCGATCGCCTTGGCATTGTTGATGACAAGTCTTTCGTTCCTTTTTAACGACGTGATCGTGCCACGAACAAATCGTTCTGCGGAATTCACATTACAACGTGCTCTTGGTAAAGCTATTGCAGCTGAAAAGGGTGACAATATTGTTTATTCTCGCTTTGGCCGAGTGTCCCGTCCTGATGGACGTTCTCGAAAGGGTTTAACCCAATTATTCTATGCACGAGAGTTCAACGAAGGAACAATGATTGGTGTAACTGTTTTAGACTTTTCTCGGTTTGGTTTTACGCAGATGCTTGTTGCTGATAAGGCCAATTGGAATGAGTCTCAGGCCAAGTGGGAGTTTAATGATGGAAAAATTCTTACTTTAACTCCATCAGGAAGTACAACTTCAGCTGACTTTGATCGATACCTCTATCCGCTGAGTCCTTCACCATTACGTATCGCAAAATTACCAAAGGATGCCAACAATATGACCGTATCTGAAGCCATTGAGGCTGAACAACTTTTATCTGATGCTGGTGACCGCAAAGAAGCTCGCAGGCTCAGAGTTCGAATTCAAGAGAAATTCACCGTCCCGATGGCTTGTTTGGTGTTTGGTTTGATCGGATCGAGCCTTGGAGCAAAGCCCAACAGCAGAACGAGCCGTAGTCAGGGTTTTGGTATCAGCGTGGTGCTTATTTTTGCTTACTACGTGTTGAGTTTTAGTTTTAGTTCCCTCGGTGTTAAAGGCACCTTGGCTCCCCTTTTGGCGGCTTGGGGGCCTGTATTGATTTCTCTTGCAGGAGGTGGAGTGTTGTTGCGGCAGGCCAGCCGGTAA
- the glyS gene encoding glycine--tRNA ligase subunit beta codes for MSSTFLLEIGTEELPAEFVHSALKQLQQMVVSDLKDLRLSHGQVRVSGTPRRLAVVVESLIDQQPDLEEERKGPPVKQALVDGQPGPAALGFAKRCGVDPAELQARDTPKGPCLFASVCTPGDTTTTLLNERIPAWINGLQGRRFMRWSDGDQRFSRPVRWLVSLYGSELIPVALSAAQPPVQSGRLSRSHRLRDSTLEIEHADDYFDALAKAGVMVDRSQREQLIRSALDKEATACSASVDCPEGLFEELVDLVEAPRVLSGEIADCYLDLPPEVIVTVMQSHQRYVPLKRENAHYDPLALQARDVLLSKFLLVSNGLDRADATIVRGNERVLGARLADAEFFLNVDRKSPSEARRDALDRVTFAKGLGSLRDRSERMSWMTERLIESLSIPSDIAIHAKRAAHFCKHDLVSQMVGEFPELQGLMGGKYLLEEGEDRQVALAVAEHYQPRGAGDALPSSDAGALLALAERLELLLSIYAKGDRPSGSSDPYALRRAGNGIVQILWDRGWRLSLQILLSDAASYWAERFPSFAVQPEALVADLSLLLRQRMVSQFEEDGFPADLVQAVAGETVGDTRLLSDPVDARERLVLLHQLRRDERLQAVQAVVQRAAKLAEKGDLGVDQLTPSGVVVSDLFESASEASLLQSLNDLSPLAQSRNYTQLAEGLQGAAKALEAFFDGPQSVMVMADNLDVRRNRLNLLGVLKNQASVLAQFDCIQS; via the coding sequence GTGTCCTCAACATTCCTCCTTGAAATCGGTACCGAGGAACTGCCCGCAGAGTTCGTGCACTCGGCACTGAAGCAGCTTCAGCAAATGGTGGTGTCCGATTTGAAGGACCTTCGCTTAAGTCATGGCCAAGTGAGGGTGTCTGGGACGCCAAGACGCCTTGCTGTGGTGGTGGAGTCGTTGATTGATCAACAGCCTGATTTAGAGGAAGAACGCAAGGGACCTCCCGTTAAGCAGGCCCTGGTGGATGGCCAACCTGGTCCGGCTGCTTTGGGTTTTGCCAAGCGTTGCGGTGTGGATCCAGCAGAACTCCAAGCGCGTGATACTCCAAAGGGGCCTTGTTTATTTGCCAGTGTTTGCACCCCAGGTGACACCACCACAACCCTGCTCAATGAGCGCATTCCTGCCTGGATCAATGGCTTGCAAGGCAGGCGATTCATGCGCTGGAGCGATGGCGATCAGCGCTTCAGCCGTCCCGTGCGATGGCTGGTGTCGCTGTATGGATCTGAGCTGATTCCGGTTGCCCTTTCGGCGGCGCAACCACCCGTTCAAAGCGGTCGCTTGAGTCGATCCCATCGTCTCCGCGACAGCACATTGGAGATCGAGCATGCGGATGATTATTTCGATGCCTTAGCGAAGGCAGGAGTGATGGTGGATCGATCCCAACGGGAGCAATTGATTCGCTCAGCGTTGGACAAGGAGGCCACAGCGTGTTCTGCCTCTGTTGATTGTCCTGAAGGTTTGTTTGAAGAATTGGTTGATCTTGTGGAGGCACCCAGGGTGCTGAGTGGGGAGATTGCTGATTGTTATCTCGATTTGCCACCTGAGGTGATTGTCACTGTGATGCAATCCCACCAGCGCTATGTCCCGTTGAAACGGGAGAACGCTCATTACGATCCACTGGCTCTTCAGGCTCGAGACGTCCTGCTGTCCAAGTTTTTGCTGGTGAGCAATGGCCTCGATCGTGCCGACGCAACCATCGTGCGGGGCAATGAGCGAGTGTTGGGGGCCCGCTTGGCTGATGCTGAATTTTTCCTCAATGTGGATCGGAAAAGTCCGAGCGAGGCGCGCCGCGATGCCCTGGATCGCGTCACCTTCGCGAAGGGGCTCGGAAGCCTGCGCGATCGATCTGAGCGGATGTCTTGGATGACTGAGCGATTGATCGAATCGCTCTCTATTCCTTCAGATATTGCCATTCATGCCAAGCGAGCAGCTCACTTCTGCAAACATGATTTGGTGAGCCAGATGGTGGGCGAGTTCCCTGAGCTACAGGGTTTGATGGGTGGCAAATATTTGTTAGAGGAGGGGGAAGATCGCCAGGTCGCCCTTGCAGTGGCTGAGCATTACCAGCCCCGTGGTGCTGGAGATGCTCTTCCCTCCAGCGATGCAGGAGCGCTGTTGGCCCTAGCGGAACGCTTGGAATTGCTACTAAGCATCTATGCCAAGGGCGACCGCCCCAGTGGTTCATCTGATCCTTATGCCCTGCGTCGGGCTGGGAATGGAATTGTTCAGATCCTTTGGGATCGCGGTTGGCGTCTTTCTTTGCAGATCCTGCTTTCCGATGCTGCCTCTTATTGGGCGGAACGATTCCCCTCTTTTGCGGTCCAACCTGAGGCCTTAGTGGCCGACCTGTCGCTGTTATTGCGCCAGCGGATGGTCTCTCAATTTGAGGAGGATGGCTTCCCTGCCGATTTGGTTCAAGCCGTGGCCGGAGAGACCGTTGGCGATACGCGTTTGCTTAGCGATCCAGTGGATGCTCGCGAACGTCTTGTTTTGCTGCATCAGCTTCGTCGCGATGAGCGCCTACAGGCGGTCCAGGCTGTGGTGCAACGAGCTGCAAAACTTGCCGAAAAAGGAGATCTTGGCGTCGATCAGCTCACCCCTTCTGGAGTGGTGGTCTCCGATTTGTTCGAATCAGCAAGCGAAGCGTCTCTATTGCAATCGCTGAACGACCTGTCTCCGCTTGCTCAATCCCGCAATTACACCCAACTTGCAGAAGGGTTGCAGGGTGCTGCGAAAGCGCTGGAGGCCTTCTTTGATGGTCCGCAAAGCGTGATGGTGATGGCGGACAATCTCGATGTCCGCCGCAATCGCCTCAATCTTCTTGGTGTCTTGAAAAATCAGGCATCAGTACTGGCGCAATTTGATTGCATCCAGTCCTGA
- a CDS encoding NADPH-dependent assimilatory sulfite reductase hemoprotein subunit — translation MLDGPSIPTESIDTALSKAEKRKLYSGHLREPLLTELSNEEIRFSEDAVQLLKFHGSYQQNHRELRKTDKIKCWQMMLRLRNPGGRVPVQLFSALDDLSNQYGNGTLRITTRQAFQMHGIPKADLKTVIGTIIKNLGSTLAACGDINRNVMAPAAPFENNGYPAARKLADEIADLLSPKAAEGSYLDMWVDGDLSYRFKPAKPVKKARERQFDEGIFSGSKDEPIYGDTYLPRKFKVAVTVPGDNSVDLLTQDIGLVLFTNKNGSMRGCNVYVGGGLGRTHNQEDTFARIADPLGYVEAENIFDLLQSIMALQRDHGDREVRKHARMKYLLHNRGIKWFCETLIKDYFKKEIKSLINEPPAKLMDYLGWNRQKPGLWFVGLPFMCGRLEGKVKAGIRSIVERYQLEIRLTPNQDLLLCNIGSSQKSSIKSELAELGFELPAEVPPLVRHALACPALPTCGLAVTESERVLPDVLERLDSQLNQLEIKKSILVRMTGCPNGCARPYMAELGLVGSGVNQYQLWLGGSANLQQLARPFLQKMPLEDLETTIEPLLQSWKDAGGRRGFGEHITKLGDATVQEMLKVPS, via the coding sequence ATGCTTGATGGCCCTTCAATACCTACAGAATCAATCGACACAGCTCTGTCTAAGGCTGAAAAGCGAAAGCTCTACAGCGGGCATCTTCGAGAACCCTTATTAACAGAGCTGAGTAATGAAGAGATTCGCTTTAGTGAGGACGCAGTTCAGCTCCTTAAATTTCATGGGAGCTACCAACAGAATCATAGAGAATTAAGAAAAACGGATAAAATTAAGTGCTGGCAGATGATGCTTCGCCTTAGGAATCCAGGAGGAAGAGTACCGGTACAACTTTTTTCGGCTCTCGATGACCTTTCCAATCAGTACGGAAACGGAACACTACGCATCACAACACGCCAAGCCTTTCAAATGCATGGCATCCCCAAGGCAGACCTTAAAACAGTGATTGGCACAATCATTAAAAATCTGGGATCTACTCTAGCTGCCTGTGGTGATATCAATAGAAATGTTATGGCACCAGCAGCTCCATTTGAAAATAATGGATACCCAGCTGCCAGAAAACTTGCTGACGAGATTGCTGATCTACTGAGCCCAAAAGCAGCTGAGGGTTCTTACTTAGACATGTGGGTTGATGGTGACCTTAGTTATCGATTCAAGCCCGCAAAGCCTGTCAAGAAAGCCCGCGAACGACAGTTCGATGAAGGTATTTTTTCGGGAAGCAAGGATGAACCAATTTATGGCGATACATACCTTCCTAGAAAATTCAAAGTTGCCGTTACCGTACCTGGAGACAACTCAGTCGATCTACTGACGCAAGACATCGGGCTCGTTCTATTCACAAACAAGAACGGAAGCATGCGCGGATGCAATGTTTATGTGGGTGGAGGCCTAGGAAGAACGCATAATCAAGAGGATACTTTTGCACGAATCGCCGATCCCTTGGGTTATGTAGAAGCCGAGAATATCTTTGACCTACTGCAATCAATCATGGCGTTGCAAAGAGACCATGGAGATCGCGAAGTTAGAAAGCATGCTCGCATGAAATATCTTTTGCACAATCGTGGAATTAAGTGGTTTTGCGAAACCTTGATCAAAGACTATTTCAAAAAAGAAATTAAAAGCTTGATCAATGAACCACCTGCAAAACTAATGGATTACCTGGGGTGGAACCGCCAAAAGCCAGGGCTATGGTTTGTGGGTCTCCCCTTCATGTGCGGCCGGCTTGAAGGAAAGGTCAAGGCAGGAATTCGCTCCATTGTTGAAAGATATCAGTTGGAAATAAGACTCACCCCAAATCAAGATTTACTTCTTTGCAACATCGGCTCCAGTCAAAAATCATCCATTAAAAGTGAGCTAGCCGAATTAGGGTTTGAACTGCCAGCAGAGGTCCCTCCTCTTGTTCGCCATGCCCTTGCCTGTCCAGCCTTACCCACCTGCGGACTGGCCGTCACCGAATCGGAAAGAGTTCTTCCCGATGTACTTGAAAGACTGGATTCCCAGCTCAATCAATTAGAGATCAAGAAATCCATTCTTGTCCGCATGACCGGGTGCCCAAATGGATGCGCCCGTCCTTACATGGCCGAACTTGGTCTTGTAGGAAGCGGCGTCAACCAATATCAGCTCTGGCTAGGTGGCAGCGCCAATTTGCAGCAGCTGGCTCGTCCGTTCCTACAGAAGATGCCTCTTGAAGACCTTGAAACAACGATCGAACCCTTGCTTCAGAGTTGGAAAGATGCTGGAGGGCGGCGTGGCTTTGGCGAACACATCACCAAACTTGGTGATGCCACCGTTCAAGAGATGCTCAAGGTTCCAAGCTGA
- a CDS encoding DUF309 domain-containing protein has protein sequence MSAHFDPRFQQAVDLFNRRSWYEAHDAFEEIWHETAEPDRRLLQGILQIAVAHVHLERGNLRGATILLGEGVGRLSSAERGDLGLDLPLVRDQARLRLEALQRQTDPVSLPFPELRDHS, from the coding sequence TTGAGCGCTCATTTCGATCCTCGATTCCAGCAGGCCGTCGATCTTTTCAATCGACGTTCCTGGTATGAAGCACACGATGCTTTTGAGGAGATATGGCATGAAACGGCTGAACCTGACCGCCGTTTGCTACAAGGAATTCTACAAATTGCAGTTGCTCATGTTCATTTAGAGCGGGGAAATCTCAGAGGTGCAACAATCTTGTTGGGTGAAGGTGTTGGACGTCTTTCTTCTGCAGAACGAGGCGATCTTGGTCTCGATTTGCCCTTGGTTCGAGATCAGGCTCGTTTGCGATTGGAAGCACTTCAGCGACAGACCGATCCTGTCTCACTTCCATTTCCTGAGTTACGTGACCACTCCTAA
- a CDS encoding LptA/OstA family protein gives MKVDCFSIPARTMTTWTAKLSSIAALLVFAGCVFPVRAQTAAGEDNFITIESDMQSADNITGVVTAIGNVRIVYPPRGIVSTSRQAQYFSREEKLVLSGDVDLVRDDGNSIRAERLTYNLDDEHALANPIPGQQVQSILLLKQSPDAQTPLTP, from the coding sequence ATGAAAGTGGACTGTTTTTCCATTCCCGCGCGCACAATGACCACCTGGACTGCCAAACTCTCATCCATTGCTGCCCTGTTGGTTTTTGCTGGTTGTGTTTTTCCTGTACGTGCACAGACAGCTGCAGGTGAAGACAATTTCATTACGATTGAATCGGATATGCAAAGTGCCGACAACATCACGGGTGTTGTGACAGCCATTGGGAATGTTCGGATTGTTTATCCCCCTAGGGGCATAGTCTCAACGTCGCGTCAGGCGCAATACTTCAGCAGGGAAGAGAAACTTGTTTTAAGCGGAGATGTAGATCTGGTGCGGGACGATGGAAACAGTATTCGCGCTGAACGCTTGACGTACAACCTTGATGATGAACATGCTCTTGCGAACCCCATCCCAGGTCAGCAAGTTCAGTCCATCTTGTTGTTAAAGCAGAGTCCTGATGCGCAGACTCCCTTAACGCCATGA
- the typA gene encoding translational GTPase TypA translates to MSAPNKAIRNIAIIAHVDHGKTTLVDALLSQSGIFRDNEAVPTCVLDSNDLERERGITILSKNTAVTYKDTRINIVDTPGHADFGGEVERVLGMVDGCLLIVDANEGPMPQTRFVLKKALEQGLRPIVFVNKIDRARVDPETAVDKVLDLFLELGADDDQCDFPYLFGSGLGGFAKPDMKTESDNVRPLFDAILRHVPPPVGDPEKPLQLQITTLDYSDFLGRIIIGRVHNGVIRQGQKATLIKDDGSVKKGRIMKLLGFEGLQRVDIEEASAGDLVAVAGFDDVNIGETIACPDEPKALPLIKVDEPTLQMTFVVNDSPFAGKEGKFVTSRQLRDRLQRELLTNVALRVEDTDSPDRFSVCGRGELHLGILIETMRREGFEFQVTQPQVIFRTIDGTPCEPVETLVMDVPEAAVGSCIEKLGTRKGEMQNMETGSDNRTQLEFVVPSRGLIGFRGEFIRATRGEGIMSHSFFEYRPMLGDFDNRRNGVLIAFEEGTATFYALKGAEDRGQFFITPGTKVYKGMIIGENTRQQDMEINICKAKQVTNIRSAGADVLDSLQSPIQMTLERALEYIGPDEMLEVTPDSMRLRKLPAKKMAKR, encoded by the coding sequence ATGAGCGCCCCGAATAAGGCGATTCGCAATATAGCGATCATCGCCCACGTGGATCACGGCAAAACCACTCTCGTGGATGCCCTGCTCAGCCAGTCCGGAATCTTTCGTGACAACGAGGCCGTTCCAACATGCGTTCTTGACTCCAATGATTTAGAGCGGGAACGCGGAATTACTATTCTTTCTAAGAATACTGCTGTCACATATAAAGATACGAGAATCAATATTGTTGATACCCCTGGCCACGCCGATTTTGGTGGAGAAGTTGAGCGTGTGCTCGGCATGGTGGATGGATGTTTGCTGATCGTTGACGCCAATGAGGGGCCCATGCCCCAAACTCGTTTTGTCCTCAAAAAAGCCCTCGAACAGGGTTTGAGGCCGATTGTGTTCGTCAACAAAATTGACCGTGCGCGTGTCGATCCAGAAACGGCTGTTGATAAAGTTCTCGACCTTTTTCTAGAGCTAGGTGCTGATGACGACCAGTGTGATTTCCCCTATTTATTCGGTAGTGGTTTAGGAGGCTTTGCGAAGCCAGATATGAAAACAGAGAGTGATAATGTGCGTCCTCTTTTTGATGCGATTTTGCGTCATGTTCCACCCCCTGTTGGAGATCCTGAAAAGCCACTACAACTTCAAATCACCACCCTAGATTATTCAGATTTCTTGGGCCGGATCATCATTGGACGGGTTCATAATGGTGTTATCAGACAGGGTCAAAAAGCAACTCTTATTAAAGATGATGGCAGCGTGAAAAAAGGCCGCATTATGAAGTTATTAGGTTTTGAAGGCTTGCAAAGAGTAGATATCGAAGAAGCATCTGCAGGTGATCTTGTCGCCGTTGCTGGTTTCGACGATGTCAACATCGGCGAAACGATTGCTTGTCCTGACGAACCAAAAGCGTTACCTCTGATCAAGGTTGATGAGCCTACGCTTCAAATGACCTTTGTGGTCAATGATTCGCCTTTTGCTGGAAAAGAGGGCAAATTTGTCACGAGTCGTCAGCTTCGAGATCGTCTGCAGCGTGAATTGCTCACGAATGTTGCTCTACGGGTCGAAGATACCGATTCTCCTGATCGGTTCTCTGTTTGTGGTCGCGGTGAACTTCATCTCGGAATTTTGATTGAAACGATGCGTCGCGAGGGATTTGAATTTCAAGTAACTCAGCCACAGGTTATTTTCCGCACCATCGACGGCACACCTTGTGAGCCTGTGGAAACACTAGTGATGGATGTTCCTGAAGCTGCTGTTGGTAGCTGCATTGAGAAGCTGGGAACGCGCAAAGGTGAGATGCAAAATATGGAAACCGGCTCTGACAACCGCACGCAGCTTGAATTTGTGGTTCCTTCCAGGGGATTGATTGGTTTCCGTGGTGAATTCATTCGCGCTACTCGCGGAGAAGGAATCATGAGCCATTCATTTTTTGAATATCGTCCGATGTTGGGTGATTTTGATAACCGAAGGAATGGAGTGTTGATTGCATTTGAAGAAGGCACAGCTACCTTCTATGCCCTGAAAGGAGCAGAGGATCGTGGTCAATTCTTTATCACTCCAGGCACTAAGGTTTATAAAGGGATGATTATTGGTGAGAACACTCGTCAGCAAGATATGGAAATCAATATCTGCAAGGCCAAGCAGGTCACCAATATTCGTTCTGCTGGTGCAGATGTTTTGGATTCGCTGCAGTCACCGATTCAGATGACATTGGAACGCGCCTTGGAATACATCGGACCTGATGAAATGCTTGAAGTTACTCCTGATTCCATGCGCTTAAGAAAGTTACCTGCAAAAAAAATGGCTAAGCGTTGA
- the lptB gene encoding LPS export ABC transporter ATP-binding protein — protein sequence MSLSLDQVTLTLGGRTLVRSLSLTLKPGEVIGLLGPNGAGKTTSFNLVIGLLRPDRGQILLDGHPVADLSMPQRARLGIGYLPQEPSVFRHLTVQENLELVLVQSGLSKVDSHHRLHQLIEDFHLEPFIHRCGYQLSGGERRRCEVARALAVGLEGPRYLLLDEPFAGVDPLAVADLQQMIHGLRERGMGILITDHNVRETLAITDRAYILTDGSILASGRSDEVAHDPLVRRHYLGEGFQL from the coding sequence ATGAGTTTGAGTCTTGATCAGGTCACTCTGACCCTTGGTGGCCGTACCTTGGTTCGCTCCCTTTCGCTCACACTGAAGCCAGGTGAAGTGATTGGTTTGCTCGGACCCAATGGGGCGGGCAAGACCACCAGCTTCAATTTAGTGATTGGGTTATTGCGGCCTGATCGTGGTCAAATCCTTTTGGATGGACATCCCGTCGCGGACCTGTCGATGCCCCAAAGGGCTCGTCTTGGAATTGGCTACTTACCGCAGGAACCTAGTGTCTTTCGTCACTTGACTGTTCAAGAAAATCTTGAACTTGTGTTGGTTCAAAGCGGACTTTCCAAGGTTGATAGTCATCACCGACTCCATCAATTAATCGAGGATTTTCATCTCGAGCCTTTCATTCATCGTTGTGGTTATCAGCTCTCGGGTGGTGAACGCAGACGCTGCGAAGTGGCCCGAGCCCTTGCCGTTGGTTTAGAGGGTCCTCGCTATCTACTCCTCGATGAACCCTTCGCTGGGGTGGACCCATTGGCTGTGGCGGATCTTCAGCAAATGATCCATGGATTACGCGAGCGAGGAATGGGCATCCTTATCACCGACCACAACGTTCGAGAAACCCTTGCCATTACTGATCGGGCTTACATCTTGACCGATGGCAGCATCCTCGCTTCTGGTCGTTCCGATGAAGTAGCCCATGACCCACTCGTTCGACGTCATTATCTTGGGGAGGGTTTCCAGCTGTGA
- a CDS encoding M15 family metallopeptidase yields the protein MIPLGRVVATRRSSRDDIPVARRSKPAPRQRSRGFGVFLACLLVGGGSLAAVWLGPGLLARRSFLFSSAPVPEVEGIEAPPDQDGRLLGHFPYDEAILSQLVTVEAGIELHQDAALALDSMRRAAASDGIDLRLISGYRSHNLQQVIFFDVKSERNQTAEERAKVSAPPGYSEHSTGYAIDLGDGSRPDTNLSVSFETTPAFRWLQDYAASYHFTLSFPEVNPQGVSYEPWHWRFEGSADALRQFEPARQLALGR from the coding sequence ATGATTCCTCTGGGAAGGGTCGTCGCTACTCGCCGAAGCAGCAGGGATGACATTCCTGTTGCCCGTCGCTCAAAACCTGCTCCTCGTCAGCGAAGCAGAGGTTTTGGTGTGTTTTTGGCGTGTCTCCTTGTTGGGGGAGGCAGTTTGGCTGCTGTTTGGTTAGGGCCCGGTTTGCTGGCGCGTCGCTCCTTTTTGTTTTCCTCGGCTCCCGTTCCTGAGGTGGAAGGGATTGAAGCGCCGCCAGATCAAGATGGTCGTCTGCTTGGACACTTTCCTTATGACGAGGCGATTCTCAGCCAACTTGTGACTGTTGAGGCTGGAATTGAATTGCATCAGGATGCAGCCCTTGCGTTGGATTCGATGCGCCGTGCCGCTGCTTCAGATGGCATCGATCTGCGGCTGATCAGTGGCTATCGCTCTCATAACTTGCAGCAGGTGATTTTCTTTGATGTGAAATCTGAAAGAAATCAAACGGCTGAAGAACGGGCCAAGGTTTCTGCTCCGCCGGGCTATTCCGAACACAGCACTGGCTATGCGATTGATCTTGGCGATGGCAGCCGCCCAGATACCAATCTTTCGGTTTCGTTTGAGACGACTCCAGCATTCCGTTGGTTGCAGGATTACGCCGCCAGTTATCACTTCACGTTGTCCTTTCCTGAAGTGAATCCACAGGGTGTGAGCTATGAGCCTTGGCATTGGCGTTTTGAAGGCTCCGCCGATGCTTTGCGTCAATTTGAACCCGCACGTCAGTTGGCTCTTGGTCGCTGA
- the chlP gene encoding geranylgeranyl reductase — translation MLRVAVVGGGPSGSCAAEVLARAGIKTWLFERKLDNAKPCGGAIPLCMVEEFDLPDSIIDRKVRNMKMISPSNREVDIKLDPLGYDDNAYIGMCRREVFDSFLRNRAAELGTTLINGLVQKIDTGDKRQGPYTIHYADYSSGGPTGELKSLDVDLIIGADGANSRVAKAMDAGDYKVAIAFQERIKLPAEEMAYYEDLAEMYVGTDVSPDFYAWVFPKYDHVAVGTGTMQENQSLIKGLQKGIRERARKRLFKGEVIKVEAHPIPEHPRPRRVVGRMALVGDAAGYVTKSSGEGIYFAAKSGRMCAEAIVEISKNGTQTPTEKEIKNTYLKRWDRKYGATYIVLDILQRIFYRTDAAREAFVEMCDDQDVQKLTFDSYLYKKVVMMNPWQQVKLTARTLASLLRGQALAPSTYDSVPSAVGRSDGDFLADEAAQAIKAQTSGHAAKKGEAEIEEERPKVTAG, via the coding sequence ATGCTGAGAGTTGCCGTTGTCGGTGGTGGACCGAGCGGATCCTGTGCCGCAGAAGTGCTTGCACGGGCCGGCATCAAGACCTGGTTATTCGAGAGAAAACTCGATAACGCCAAGCCTTGCGGGGGAGCGATTCCGCTTTGCATGGTTGAAGAATTCGATCTTCCGGATTCGATCATCGACCGCAAAGTTCGGAACATGAAGATGATTTCACCCTCCAATCGGGAGGTTGATATCAAGTTGGACCCACTCGGGTACGACGACAATGCCTATATAGGTATGTGTCGGCGCGAGGTGTTCGACTCTTTCCTGCGCAATCGGGCTGCCGAGTTAGGCACCACTCTGATCAATGGCTTGGTGCAAAAGATCGACACGGGTGACAAACGCCAAGGTCCCTACACCATTCACTACGCCGACTACAGCTCAGGCGGGCCCACCGGTGAGCTGAAAAGCCTCGATGTGGATTTAATCATTGGTGCCGATGGAGCTAACTCCCGCGTCGCGAAAGCGATGGATGCCGGTGATTACAAAGTGGCGATTGCGTTCCAAGAGCGCATCAAGCTGCCAGCAGAAGAAATGGCTTACTACGAAGATCTCGCCGAGATGTACGTAGGCACAGATGTGTCCCCCGACTTTTATGCCTGGGTGTTCCCTAAATACGACCATGTCGCCGTGGGAACAGGGACCATGCAGGAAAATCAGTCGCTGATCAAAGGTCTTCAGAAAGGCATTCGCGAACGCGCTCGTAAGCGCCTGTTCAAGGGCGAAGTCATCAAGGTTGAAGCGCATCCGATCCCAGAGCATCCCCGTCCTCGCCGAGTGGTGGGCCGCATGGCTTTGGTGGGAGATGCCGCTGGCTACGTGACTAAAAGTTCTGGAGAAGGCATCTATTTCGCGGCAAAAAGTGGTCGCATGTGTGCGGAAGCGATCGTTGAAATCTCCAAAAACGGCACCCAGACGCCTACTGAAAAGGAGATCAAGAACACTTACCTAAAACGTTGGGACCGCAAGTACGGAGCAACGTACATTGTGCTCGATATTCTTCAACGGATCTTCTATCGCACCGATGCTGCCCGTGAAGCATTCGTCGAAATGTGCGATGACCAAGACGTCCAGAAGCTGACGTTCGACAGCTATCTGTACAAAAAAGTGGTGATGATGAATCCCTGGCAGCAGGTGAAGCTCACCGCTCGCACCCTTGCCAGTCTTCTCCGAGGTCAAGCCCTGGCCCCCTCGACCTACGACTCCGTTCCTTCAGCGGTGGGTCGCTCCGATGGTGACTTTCTTGCCGACGAAGCCGCCCAAGCAATCAAAGCGCAGACCTCTGGTCATGCAGCCAAAAAAGGCGAGGCGGAGATTGAGGAAGAGCGCCCCAAGGTCACGGCAGGCTGA